Within Felis catus isolate Fca126 chromosome A1, F.catus_Fca126_mat1.0, whole genome shotgun sequence, the genomic segment gtccctgatgtactttttttttttaattaaaaaaaattgtttttaatttatttttgagacacacacacacatacacacacacacacacagagcaagcaagggaggggcagagagagagagagagggagacgcagaatccgaaacaggctccaggctctgcgatgccagcgcagagcctgatgcggggctcaaactcacaaaccatgagatcatgacctgagctgaagtcagatgcttaaccgactgagccacctaggctcaccgcccctgcacccccaccccatcgcCCCATACTTTTAaaactccttttcctttttaagttttgggCATAGAATACCAGTAAGTTTAATGATAGTTATTCCATGATGTTAAGTTGATTTCTGTAGCCTAACAGAGTGCCCGTGGTTAGTGAAGTTATGTATTCCTGGACAGCCTGTGCAGGCATTGGATATTTTATGtactctttgcttctttcttccgTGTGTTCTCTGGAAACAGCAGTGAAAGATGTCTCCATGGCCTCCATGATGGACGCCTTCACCTGGGCCTGGGTGTCAGATCTAAGTCACAGAATTGGCTAGTTTCTTTGTTAGTGAATTCTAAGAAGTCCCACAAAGCTGGGGAAGAACTGTTACTCCAACTGAAACATTTAACCTCTGTTTCTTGTCAGTCAAAGGTTTGCTGTTGAACACCCCATGccatccttttctctttcagagaTGAGCTgcagatttgatttttaaaataatgtttattacttCCACGGTAATACTGACCATTACTGACCCCTTTTAGTGAGTCGCAAAGCATGCGGAGTGATATTTGCAAGGGAGAGTTTACGGTGAGGGTTGCTTTCTGTTCCCCGGTCTTACGCCTGTCCTCTGTGGGTAGCTGAGGGTCAAGCAAGCCGGAGTGAATATTCAGAAGTATGTCCCAGGACTCCAAAACCAGAAGATTCGATTGGATGAGTATTTCTCCATCATTCATCCCCAAGTTACCTTCGACATTTTCAGCATCTGCAAATTTATCAACAGTCAATTTGTCCTGAAGGTCCGAAGAGAAAGGATGCCTGAGGCATGGAAAAGCCAGCCCGCACTCAAACTGCGAGGTAAGTAACTCTGCCCTTTCCCATTGCTCTCTGCAGTGTGGGAGATTTCTCGGAAAGGGACCAGGCCGAGCTTTCTGATTTCTTCAGAAAAGCTGGCTAAAAAGCTGGAGGCTGCCCCGGGAGAACTAGTGAGAAgctttaactgtttatttttatcattgagaGAGCGaaagcacatgcaagcaggggatgggcagagagggagacagaggatctgaagcgggctctgtgctgacagaagagacaaagccagatgcagggcttgaactcacggaccagaagatcatgacctgagtcagacgcttaactgcctgagccaccaggcatccctaGCGAGAAGCTTCAAAGTGTTGAGTGCAGCGAGCCGTGGCGCCGGGGTGGTAACTGAGGAACAGATTCAGGAGATAATTAAGGCAGGAGTTGGAGACTGGATGTCGGtgttgaaaaagagagaggctaTTTAGGATAAGGATTAGCTTTCTTGCTCGGGTAACTGGGTGGTGAAGGTGTGATTAACAGAAAAGACCCCGTGTGAACTTCCTGGGGCAGGGACTTTGCCCATTTGGGTCACTGCTGTATCCTCCAAGTCTAGAATAGTGTGCCTGGCTCACAGTAGAGACCAAGTGCACGTGCGATGAAGCAATTAAACAGAACATTTGCAAAGGAGCTTGAAGACGAGTTCAGTTGCAGACATCCATGCATAAATATTAataggcaattaaaaaaatcactgttgaTGGGAGTATAAATTGTCACAATCATTTTAGAGGGCGTTTTAGCAATACGCATCGAAAACATTAAAAGTGAGCATATTCTTCGcctcagtaattccatttctaagaTTATATCTTTAACAGAATTGTCACGATTATCCACAACGACTTACCTTAAGCTTGGTCATTGCGATGTTGTTTATAGGGTGATAAAAGGGGTGTAACACAATCAGTGCTAGCTAATTGCTTAAGTAAAATACAGTATAATCAATGTGGCCAGCGAAAAGTATGATGCATATCTCCATTTATGCCATGGAAGGATATATCTATTATAAAATTGAAGTGAAAAATTCAGATTACAGAAAAAGATGGCAGAGAACCCCATTTTTTAGTAGTTATCTGAGCGGCGTGATTATGggtgacttaaaaatattttattacgaaaatattaatgtttatttttgagagagaaagagtatgagtgggggaggggcagagagagagggagacacagaatccgaaacaggctccaggctccgagctgtcagcacagaccccgacgcggggctcagacccacaaaccgcaagatcatgacctgagcagaagtcaggcacttaaccgactgagccacccaggcgcccctatgggtGACTTTTAATATTGTCTTCAGCCGTTTTCATTTTCTGCAATGCATGTGTAccacttttataataaaataataaacagatcTGTTTTTAAGGAAATATGCATTGAGTCCAGGCAGCAAGGTTTCTCTGGGAATTCAGATTCATTGTCAGCATGGTGTCGGAGGCAGCTGTGGAATACTAAGAGAGAACGCCAAGACAGAACCCCGGGGAACACCAGCATTGAAGGAATGAGCGAAAAAACCtaaaggaaaaattgaaagaagTGTCGGGGAAGTCCGTGAAAGTGAGGTTTCAGGGAGGGGGTTCTGCCCAACGCCATCCAACAGCAGAAGGCCTCAGTAAGGGAGAGACAGATAGACTCGTATTGGAGTAGGTAGATCGGAAGCCGGGGTTGGGGCCACTTCCAAGTAAAGAGAGGCGCTGTGAGCCAGGGAAGATGGGTAAGTGGAGACAGGATGTATAGACAGACGGCTGTCAAGAAATTTGGCTAGAAGGGAAGGGGTGAGACCGTGCGGTGGATACGAGGGCATATTGTGTGGATGATGATCTGGCGAGCTGTAGTGTAGCACCGGCGGGTGACCTGCTGCATTGTCACCTTTCTCTCGTGACGGCAAGGCCAGATGATCTGGATGGAGTCCGCGCGGTGCATGATATACCTGTGCTCCCCGAAGCTCCGCAGCCTACGAGAGCTGGAGGCGCACCGGATGCACCTGTCTGACATCGCCCCCCACGACACCACCAGGGACCTCATCCTCCTGAACCAGCAGCGGCTGGCAGAGATTGAGCTGTCCAACCagctggagaggaagaaggaggagctGCGGGTCCTCTCCCAGCACTTGgccatagaaaagaagaaaaccgAGACCTTGCTTTATGCCATGCTGCCGGAACATGTGGCCAACCAGCTGAAGGAGGGCAAAAAGGTCGCTGCGGGTAAAGCATTCCCTCCCCTTCATGGGTGCCTCTGGGCAAGAGTAGCGGTGTGCCTCGGGGGTTAGGGGCACAGGCTCCGAAACCAGACAGCTCTAGGTTTGGATTCTGGGTCATCGCTTGTTAGCAGCATGATCTCGGGCAGGTTGCTTGAGATGCAcgtcctcagttttctcctcccaACATCAAGAATAATGAAAGTAATACCAGAGTGAAACATGGATTAAGTAAGAGTGCCTGTCAACTTCACCCATCTATGGCACATTCTCTAAGACCCGAAAGCTATGGCTTGACACTGGCCTTTTCGTCAGCGGCCACGAATAGAGTTCTTTAGCTGGAAATAATACACCCACACGTTACCTAAATCATGGGCCTCTAAAGACCATTCTGGGAGAGCAGGCCATTTCTGGAGGAAACGATGCCATGTTTACTCTGACCTCACGTCCCATTTGTCACGGGTGCGTGTTCACCCCCAGACATGTGTGGTAAACTAACTCAATGCCAGGGTGCTGCCAGGTCTCGAGGACCCAAAGGAGGTCACAGTCTTGCAGGTTtgacagacatatacagaataatttcacaGGGGTGGCAGTAGCCAAAGGAAAGGGAACTTACGTGCATTAAAGAGCAATTATTGTGCCAGGATCTGTGTTAGATGTTTTTAGACGTGCCATTTCATCGAATTCTCTGAACACTTCTATGAGCGGGGTGCTATTATCCAAAACAGCTGAGTAAATCTACATTCACCCCAGTTTATGAGTAAAAGAGCTGAAGACTAATCAGAAGTCCGTCTAACTCCAACATTCATACTTTTTCCATGACAAAGGTGTGGAAACACAGACGCCAGGGAAATTCATGATAAAAAGGCgtcagaaaggaagagacaggaggCAGGGGCTGTGAGGGTTTGTATATATCAAGTGTATGGCACTTGAGTTAGACCTTGAGACTTTATTTCAGAGGAAAAGCAGGGAAAGGCATTTTGGGAGAACGGGATTGCAGGAGCAAAGGTGAGGCAGTCTCAAGATAAATACCGCAGCCTGTAGGATACTCCACTTGACATGACCAGTAGGTAGCTAGGAATTGTGGGGAGAGCTCGAGGAAAGTTCCTTGGGTAAGCTATCGATCTAGGAATTATTGCAGTGTGGGTGGTGGTTAAACACCGACTCTATGAATTATAAATAAGGTCATCCAGGGGGCAGGAGGTGAGAAGGGACGAGGGTTAGGTTTTGAAGCTTAAGGAACACCTATTAtttaaggaggaagaaaagccagTGGAATGTGTGAAACAAGGAGATCAGAAAGGTAGGGAGAATATGAGGAGAGAATGGCAggccagaagccagagggcagaGGAAGCTACGAGAAGGAGAGATTATTACCAGAGGTATAAATAATACAGAGAATGCCCAGCTGTGTTCAAGCAGTCACCCATTTGGTcatccaacaagtatttattgaggatcttctatgtgccaggccctgctctaggtgctggggatacagcagagTACGAAACAGTCTCTCATCTCGTGGAGCTTACAGTCCAGTGGGGAAGATAggcaacaaacaaataaaaaaatcccaTATAAAATATGCCATGTAAGGTTTGTGGGGTTGGGGGCGGAAATCAGGCCAAAAGGATAGAGTCTAGGGACTGTTACTTTAGATAGAGTGATAAAGGAAGTTCTCACTGAGGTGGTTATGTGTGAGATGTGAGACAGCGCCCTTTGGATATTGGAGAAAAGAGAAGTCggagaaaagaggcagaggaaacagcaggtgCCAGGGGCCTAAGCAGGAGGCACTTATGAAACcccaaggaggccagtgtggctggagtggagtaAGCCAGGGAGCATGGAGATGTGAGATCAGAGAGatggtggggacagaggggaccCCTTACTGGCCATGGtaaggattttctttcttctcttttttttttgagggtgggggggcagtggggagagcaggaaagagcacacgagcaggggagaggcaaagagagagagagagagagagagagagagagcaagagagtatCTTAAGtagcaaggagcctgacacagggcttgatgtggggcttgatcccacaacccaggaatcatgacccgagccaaaaccaagagtcgggcactcaactggctgagccacccaggcaccccaaggatttTCCAGTTTAGTCTCAGTGTGTTGAAATCACGGATTTGAGGCACAGGATTGGGGGGTCTGACTTCAACAGGTCATCTGGCTGCCGTATGAAAATTAGCAAGACTGGAAGCAGCCCAAGGAGTTAGGAGGACGCGCTGAGCACACGGTAGCCCTCTCGCCAGACACGGATAGTGGAAGTCGCCACTTGGTGACGACCAGTCTCTGTCAGCCCCGGCCTGGATCTCCTGTAGTTCGGGCTCCGCAGCAGGCCACCTGCCAGGAGCTTCTCTGTAAGCCAGGGCCCACCCACCTTTTCCTGTCCTGCCGTGGCTCTCATCACACCTTACCGGGTGCTCGTTTACTCTTACGTCTTCTTCACTGGACTGGGAGCACCTTAGAGGCAGAGGTGCCATCTGTTCCACGTTGCACGCGTCTCCCTGAACAATGACCGGCTCATAGCAGGCACTCAGGGAGTGTCTGTTGGCCGAATGGACCCGGCTCCTTTTCCCCAAGGCTCAGCCAGATTTGCTTCCCAGAGAGCACTCGAGTCTAGAATCCAGAGAATCATCATCCCATATCCTTGGCTCTCACTGACGCTCAGTTTACGTTTTGCAGGAGAATTTAAAACCTGCACCATTCTCTTCAGTGACGTGGTGACATTTACTAACATCTGTGCTGCCTGCCAACCTATCCAGATAGTGACCATGCTGAATTCCATGTATTCCAAGTTTGACAGATTAACCAGTGTCCACGAGGTCTACAAAGTAAGTGTTCACCTACTGCGTGTGTGTCCCGCTCAGGCAGGGCGGGAGCTCGGTTATCGGtcttcctttgcctctctcttcgcTGCTCTGTGGTCTGGTGTGGATGGGAGTGGGGTGAGGAGCTACAGCTAACGGGGAGTTGGAGATATCTTAGCAATTTTAGTTTTTCAGAAATCCTTTTATAATATCCAGTGCCAAAAGGCCTTTGAGGGGCACACTGTTGTCCCAGAGAGTAATTCTACCCCTTCCATTCAGCAGAGAGTCTAATCTGAATAACGTACGTCTGATATATAGCATCATACGCTAACTCAGGAGCCATGTCTTCTATGGAGCTTCCACCAGAAGCAGAAAGCCCTTTGGGCTAGCTCATTGGTGGTTTCCTGAGTCAGTTTTCCTCTCATCCCTCCCTTATGCTCCGTATACTCCTGGCCAATAACCACCAGCTTCGATATGGTCCTTCTGTCAATATgtggaaaatgacaaaaatatttagtgatatATTGAATGCATGAAGGAAACCATCTGAataccctctcttccctcttacAGGTGGAAACTATAGGAGATGCCTACATGGTGGTAGGGGGCGTACCGGTGCCCATTGGAAGTCATGCTCAAAGAGTGGCTAACTTTGCTCTGGGGATGAGAATTTCTGCAAAAGAAGTGATGAATCCTGTTACTGGAGAGCCCATCCAGGTAGAGAGAAACTGAGTACTTTGTTTGATATCGACCATCCCACACACTACAAAGTAGAATTCTGTTTATTAGTCTGCTCACGTGACTGCTGGGCATGTTACAGTAAGTACGATGGGTAACGTCTCCCAACTCTTGTCTTCTCTTGAATATGTTTTAAGTAATAGAAATATTAGCAAAGATATCATCGTCCCaacttttcttaaatttcaggGGAGGCTTTGGAGCGTGGGATTTTCATGTGATTTACCACGAGCGTCTTTCTCGATAGCTTGGGACAGTGCTGAGCAAGCCTCTCCACTTGCTTTGCAGGGCTCGATCCGTCTTGGTATCTGGCTCGTTCGTAACGCCTGCTTTTTTATTTGAGCATCCAACCTAACAAGTGGCTCACCCCCGCCCGCCCCTGGGGAAACTGTGTACTCAGCATGTCCTCTCCCAGGTCAAGTCAGGCTGAGGCGGGAAACTGCTTCCAGCCAGCAGCTCGGACACCACGATGCCATGAGAGATTTAGAACAGCTTTCCTCCCACCACGTGGCCCTGAGTGAGACGTCTGCCCACCTTTCTCACAGGAACCTGCTCTTCCAGGCATGGACATTTGTTCACACTATAAAAGATGGACAATTTTGGAGATGAAAAGCAGGTGTCGTCTTCTGTCTGCTCAGCAGATCCTTGACGCCCTGAGATGCCTTAGAGCAGGGCTcctgcattttaaaatgcaatccCTTCCCTGATCCTGGCAGTCAGGTCTTCAAAATAAACTACACAGCCAACTGAAACTCAATAGACAAGTATAAGACAGAATCGGATTTTTCTAAATTATGACCCTTATGTAGGAGATTCTGAAGATGTGTTCAGCTCACCTTCACCACAAGTCAGACGCTGAGAAATGCTGCAGGTTTCTGGTTCTGGTATGCACTGCGTGCTTCTGAGTAAAAGCCGGCTTTACGTAATTGCAGGAACTACATATCCACAATATTTGGTCTGTTGGAAACACTCAGATACATCCGTTGAATAAAAGCCCCAGGatcataaataaaaaatcaagatgGGAGGGAATGAGATAAGAAGGTCAGATAAGAGATATGTGTTTCAGTTAAAGGGCTCTAATATaagccattaaagaaaaaaaggattgaaTATATACCGTtgtgtaaagtgtgtgtgtgtgtgtgtgtgtgtgtgtgtgtgtgtgtgtgtgcgcatgagTGTATGTAAAAGGCATAGCTATAGAGATGACAATAATGTCACACCAGtaagaatgaaattaaacaatGAATTCCTGGAAACTATCCTGGTGGATTTTACccagaagaaagcaggaaaagatgtTATCAAGTTTAAGATAAGAATAGGGACATAGGAGCATCATTAAATATCCTCCAGAAACAACCTACCGTGTGGGTTTATTTAAGGACGTAGGGAAAAGGACTTGAAGCATTTCACTCTCTT encodes:
- the LOC101098598 gene encoding guanylate cyclase soluble subunit beta-2-like codes for the protein MYNLNLYLCPSAAGIIEAVAKDFFDIDVTMDILSMNKEEERTGKKEHVVFLVVQKSHSQMGRAKPNRLKGNQDIQRDQELRVKQAGVNIQKYVPGLQNQKIRLDEYFSIIHPQVTFDIFSICKFINSQFVLKVRRERMPEAWKSQPALKLRGQMIWMESARCMIYLCSPKLRSLRELEAHRMHLSDIAPHDTTRDLILLNQQRLAEIELSNQLERKKEELRVLSQHLAIEKKKTETLLYAMLPEHVANQLKEGKKVAAGEFKTCTILFSDVVTFTNICAACQPIQIVTMLNSMYSKFDRLTSVHEVYKVETIGDAYMVVGGVPVPIGSHAQRVANFALGMRISAKEVMNPVTGEPIQIRVGIHTGPVLAGVVGDKMPRYCLFGDTVNTASRMESHGLPNKVHLSPTAYRALENEGFEIVERGEIEVKGKGKMTTYFLIRNLHASEDEIMGRPHSRLDRKEASTQGRQDRAAVAIMQYKDSRQLSLKSDTADASDEMTPEGSSEAGQDSVEAADRQRSSDQTETPRFPNDVLPSGFCALL